A portion of the Natronococcus sp. AD-5 genome contains these proteins:
- the cas5d gene encoding type I-D CRISPR-associated protein Cas5/Csc1, with protein sequence MDSALEVTLRTQGEIWLASREVGRLADTEPYFLNTALYYAFGLASGRYVDRLFEPTYLDDTAAVADEIYVTPAAPASTSDEGVANWITSTYNTSSDDYAAINYSAQNDPDAKKNLPSYGRRRVLGHGNELRCYVLGRGISARELEAEIPGYVRLGKKRGKAKVETERRSVDTETGQYELGHPIGAYDTEQTPTGNLLTKRMRPTPLVVQGSYEGEYVELSDLAEDSETDEKDDSPVKFPADVRFLRSKR encoded by the coding sequence ATGGACTCGGCACTCGAAGTAACGCTTCGGACACAAGGGGAGATCTGGCTTGCCAGTCGCGAGGTCGGACGTCTCGCGGACACCGAGCCATATTTCCTCAATACGGCCCTCTATTACGCGTTCGGGCTTGCCTCCGGCCGCTATGTCGACCGACTGTTCGAACCGACGTATCTCGACGACACCGCAGCTGTCGCCGACGAGATCTACGTAACACCAGCAGCTCCGGCTTCGACATCCGATGAGGGTGTTGCAAACTGGATTACGTCGACGTACAACACGAGCAGCGATGACTACGCGGCGATCAACTATTCCGCACAGAACGATCCGGATGCAAAGAAGAATCTCCCTTCGTATGGGCGCCGTCGCGTACTCGGACACGGAAACGAGCTACGGTGTTACGTGCTTGGTCGCGGTATAAGCGCACGTGAACTCGAGGCCGAAATCCCGGGCTATGTCCGGCTCGGAAAGAAACGAGGGAAAGCGAAAGTAGAAACCGAACGGCGGTCCGTCGATACCGAAACCGGTCAATACGAACTCGGACATCCTATCGGCGCCTACGATACCGAGCAGACACCGACCGGAAACCTCCTTACGAAGCGAATGCGTCCAACACCGTTGGTAGTCCAAGGCAGTTACGAAGGCGAGTACGTCGAACTCAGCGATCTCGCAGAAGATTCTGAAACCGACGAAAAGGATGACTCACCGGTCAAATTCCCCGCAGACGTTCGATTTCTCCGGTCCAAACGATGA
- the cas3 gene encoding type I-D CRISPR-associated helicase Cas3' → MNETLSLSGVELRRHASADYPVADPAFKPYAHQRELLELFRTEESFLAVNDSPTGGGKTMSWLAPVVESGEHALAVYPTNALIHDQERNLRSEFAENFPDTRLGEDTKILTVTADSLRMEYAEEFPDADSNGDRLRRLLRREIYYREKQVILLTNPDIFVMMRRGLYGREGNPGSEVRALNEFGTIVVDEFHRAGRKEQNTLLFLLDEMYDIDDYRCGLSRIVLLSATPTDWLEQRFVDAMSPPYIRVTDQHEDTERRSFADSPTSGWGAVMPPVELDVRTSSTFGTVDELLGDDWEETREFAARDGKTVFILDGIREVDDVYSRLNAELDDQEVVRIDGFHRGDLESKLACFDVLVSNSAVEVGIDFTVDRLLFSAHNQASFLQRLGRLRTETESQSARCYVPSIVSVALEGLSETDTIPRTALIDTLTEAYRDPRDRKSFDWRYSAAEAAHHIRKRTWNANPELADRIRERGWERITDHFAPDEGLNRSDVERYVDIIDGPIENTLQWYRGDSLQVLVYDRTGDSHDPLRSYDLFYLLRHGDVRFYSRSTFEEIVLNEHQYAIRNSASFVVGFCTYDGTIPPNEDGYGRDVVLRATPEIYSWLDQEDRTNTRTPRVVNDLSVDVRVNDGSRRIDTIENLRDGMDELELLCYIVDQPPWEVANQYDLGPFFFLYGIQVRDELRSIAIGTDALFLHCAVKDEHEAGGLERFGVDI, encoded by the coding sequence ATGAACGAGACACTCTCCCTATCAGGTGTCGAGCTTCGGCGCCATGCTAGCGCCGATTACCCTGTCGCGGATCCAGCGTTCAAACCGTACGCTCACCAGCGAGAACTCCTCGAATTATTCCGGACCGAGGAGTCATTCCTTGCAGTAAACGATAGTCCGACCGGCGGTGGCAAAACGATGTCGTGGCTCGCTCCGGTCGTCGAAAGTGGTGAGCATGCGCTCGCGGTATATCCGACGAACGCACTTATTCACGATCAAGAGCGGAATCTACGTTCGGAGTTCGCCGAGAACTTTCCCGATACGAGGTTGGGTGAGGATACGAAAATACTGACGGTCACCGCAGACTCGCTCCGGATGGAATACGCCGAGGAATTTCCGGATGCCGACAGCAACGGGGACCGGCTTCGTCGGTTGCTACGTCGAGAAATCTACTATCGGGAGAAGCAGGTAATCCTGCTAACAAACCCCGATATCTTCGTGATGATGCGGCGGGGACTCTATGGTAGGGAGGGTAATCCTGGCTCCGAAGTACGTGCATTGAACGAATTCGGGACGATCGTCGTCGACGAATTCCACCGAGCCGGCCGTAAGGAGCAGAACACGTTGTTGTTCTTGCTGGACGAGATGTACGATATAGACGACTATCGGTGTGGGCTCTCTCGAATCGTACTATTGAGTGCGACACCAACCGATTGGTTAGAACAGCGATTCGTGGATGCAATGAGTCCGCCGTACATCCGTGTAACAGACCAACATGAGGACACTGAACGGCGTTCATTCGCTGATTCGCCAACGTCCGGATGGGGTGCGGTGATGCCACCTGTGGAGCTTGACGTCCGAACGTCGTCGACGTTTGGAACTGTTGACGAACTGCTTGGTGATGATTGGGAAGAGACACGAGAGTTCGCCGCTCGCGACGGAAAAACGGTGTTTATTCTCGACGGGATCCGAGAGGTCGACGACGTATACAGCCGACTCAATGCTGAACTCGACGATCAAGAAGTCGTCCGTATCGACGGGTTTCACCGCGGCGACCTCGAATCAAAACTCGCGTGCTTCGACGTACTCGTAAGCAACTCGGCAGTCGAAGTCGGGATCGACTTTACGGTTGATCGGTTGTTGTTTTCGGCACATAACCAGGCTAGTTTTCTTCAACGACTTGGACGACTTCGAACCGAAACCGAAAGCCAGTCCGCTCGTTGTTATGTTCCATCGATCGTTTCGGTAGCGCTAGAAGGGCTATCAGAGACAGACACGATCCCGCGTACAGCGTTAATTGATACACTAACGGAAGCGTACCGCGATCCACGGGACCGCAAGTCTTTCGACTGGCGCTACTCCGCAGCCGAAGCAGCTCACCATATTCGCAAGCGGACTTGGAACGCAAATCCAGAGCTAGCTGACCGAATCCGCGAGCGGGGATGGGAGCGAATAACCGATCACTTTGCTCCCGACGAGGGACTCAATCGCTCAGACGTAGAGCGATACGTCGACATCATCGATGGTCCTATCGAAAACACGCTTCAATGGTATCGCGGGGATTCGCTGCAAGTGCTCGTCTACGACCGCACGGGGGATTCCCATGATCCGCTTCGGTCGTACGATTTATTCTACTTGCTCCGCCACGGTGATGTACGGTTTTACTCTCGATCTACGTTCGAGGAGATTGTTCTTAACGAGCACCAGTACGCTATTCGGAACTCGGCTTCGTTCGTCGTTGGCTTCTGCACCTACGATGGAACTATCCCGCCGAACGAAGACGGATACGGCCGAGATGTGGTGCTACGGGCGACCCCGGAAATATACAGCTGGTTAGATCAGGAAGACAGGACGAATACGCGCACACCCCGGGTCGTCAACGATCTCTCGGTGGATGTGCGCGTCAACGATGGCTCTCGTCGGATCGACACTATTGAGAACTTGCGAGACGGAATGGACGAGCTCGAGTTACTTTGCTACATCGTCGATCAGCCTCCATGGGAGGTTGCGAACCAGTACGACCTCGGTCCGTTTTTCTTCCTCTACGGGATACAGGTTCGAGACGAACTGCGCTCGATTGCGATCGGAACGGATGCGCTATTCCTTCATTGTGCGGTAAAAGACGAGCACGAGGCCGGTGGACTCGAACGGTTTGGGGTTGATATCTGA
- the cas4 gene encoding CRISPR-associated protein Cas4: MTGSNFKDELVYVSALNEFIYCPRRYYYQRFYDEIGEPYELIDGRSKHDGAARRGGWVTERYFRSYDLGLHGKIDLVETDEGTPTPVERKRAESGSYYSSDELQLAGYCMLLEDAIGEPVNVGYIYLYSTDSRHAVRITSNHREAVHEVVDRIKSMSVDTVPSLTENRSKCEACSAHSYCMPGETAVLEPEKAEGTGWAETTPGALQ; encoded by the coding sequence ATGACTGGCTCGAACTTCAAGGACGAGCTAGTGTACGTGAGCGCGTTGAACGAATTCATTTACTGCCCACGCCGATACTATTACCAACGATTCTACGATGAAATCGGTGAGCCCTACGAACTTATCGATGGCCGGTCGAAACACGATGGCGCGGCTCGGCGCGGCGGATGGGTTACCGAACGGTACTTTCGATCATACGATCTCGGGCTTCACGGAAAAATAGATTTAGTCGAGACCGATGAGGGGACACCGACGCCCGTCGAGCGCAAACGTGCCGAAAGCGGCTCGTACTATTCCAGCGACGAACTCCAACTTGCAGGGTACTGTATGCTTCTCGAGGATGCGATTGGTGAACCGGTCAACGTAGGTTACATCTATCTCTACTCGACGGACTCTCGTCATGCAGTTCGAATTACGTCCAATCACCGCGAAGCCGTCCACGAGGTCGTTGACCGTATTAAATCGATGTCGGTGGATACCGTGCCGTCGTTGACTGAGAACCGGTCCAAATGCGAAGCCTGTTCAGCACATTCATACTGTATGCCCGGCGAGACAGCGGTGCTCGAACCCGAGAAAGCCGAGGGGACTGGCTGGGCAGAGACCACCCCGGGGGCACTCCAATGA
- the cas1 gene encoding CRISPR-associated endonuclease Cas1 codes for MKTSDGMFDDSVIYVTTQGTQVRTDGGRIVVYDVDGDGGELGSFPVEKLDTINIFGGVNFSTPFVAKANEHGIVLNYFTQNGNYRGSFVPERNTIAEVRRAQYGLSIEEEVSISKKMIAAKIRNARTILSRKGVHGTDLLADLGERIETAATKDDLRGIEGEAAERYFARLDETLVDGWTFETRSKRPPEDHINSLLSLTYVMMKNEVLSALRCYNLDPFLGVLHADRHGRPSLALDLQEEFRPLFCDAFVMRLVNRGTITHEDFRENNRLTDDAFQQYLDKFDDYMIEELTHPYFEYRVNRRKAVRQQAILLRKAVTGELEEYHALEVVR; via the coding sequence ATGAAAACGAGCGACGGTATGTTCGATGATTCGGTGATCTACGTCACCACACAAGGAACGCAAGTCCGCACTGACGGTGGCCGAATAGTCGTCTATGATGTCGACGGTGATGGCGGTGAATTAGGGTCGTTCCCGGTCGAAAAGCTAGACACGATTAACATCTTTGGCGGCGTGAATTTCTCGACTCCGTTCGTTGCCAAGGCTAACGAGCATGGTATCGTTCTCAATTACTTTACGCAGAACGGGAACTATCGAGGCAGTTTCGTTCCCGAAAGAAACACAATTGCAGAAGTCCGCCGCGCACAGTATGGACTTAGTATAGAGGAGGAGGTATCAATCTCAAAGAAAATGATCGCTGCAAAGATTCGCAACGCCCGGACGATCCTTTCGCGAAAAGGCGTTCATGGAACCGATCTACTTGCCGACTTAGGTGAGCGTATCGAAACAGCGGCGACAAAGGATGATTTACGTGGAATCGAGGGCGAAGCTGCCGAACGATACTTCGCTCGACTCGACGAGACGCTTGTAGACGGTTGGACATTTGAAACGCGGAGTAAACGTCCTCCGGAGGATCACATCAATTCTCTCCTCTCGCTAACCTATGTGATGATGAAAAACGAGGTCCTGAGCGCACTCCGGTGTTATAACCTTGATCCGTTCCTCGGTGTACTCCATGCCGATCGCCACGGACGTCCCTCGCTTGCGCTCGATCTCCAAGAAGAGTTCCGGCCGCTATTCTGCGATGCATTTGTTATGAGATTAGTAAATCGGGGGACGATCACTCACGAGGATTTCAGAGAGAATAACCGACTCACCGACGATGCGTTTCAGCAATATCTAGATAAGTTCGATGACTACATGATTGAGGAGCTGACACACCCATACTTCGAATATCGTGTAAACCGTCGGAAAGCAGTCCGACAGCAGGCAATCCTTCTGCGTAAGGCGGTCACTGGCGAGTTAGAGGAGTATCACGCACTTGAGGTAGTACGATGA
- the cas2 gene encoding CRISPR-associated endonuclease Cas2, which translates to MRLAVTYDVSDDANRRRVYQTLERYGAWRQYSVFELEISMRERVELEDKLEEHINPNDGDRIRLYQLCDACLDATTDIGDEPPDEQSNVI; encoded by the coding sequence ATGAGGCTTGCCGTGACGTACGACGTAAGTGACGACGCTAACCGACGGCGGGTATACCAAACGCTGGAACGGTACGGTGCATGGCGACAGTACAGCGTTTTCGAATTGGAGATTTCGATGCGTGAGCGCGTGGAACTTGAGGATAAACTCGAAGAACACATTAATCCGAATGACGGTGACCGAATTCGGCTCTACCAACTGTGTGACGCGTGTCTCGATGCAACAACCGACATTGGGGACGAACCTCCGGATGAGCAGTCGAACGTGATTTAG
- a CDS encoding site-specific integrase: MRVWLSNEEIESLLSKAQTPHQRLAILFGGRVGLRRSEIIEITPNDIVEGPTGKHVRIWEDYAKRNRYREPPVPETVDAIAKTLAFDQADDEPLINVDGTTVYRWVRKAAAELEKQTDDKGWEYVDVHDLRRTWGTSLLEQGVLPSVVMSWGGWRDWDTFREHYLGEFSPEAIKRERSKVNFLVGTTDSDDHSSGQWYTESVSNPSSI, encoded by the coding sequence ATGCGAGTCTGGCTCTCGAACGAAGAAATCGAGTCTCTACTTAGCAAAGCACAAACGCCACATCAGCGTCTTGCAATTCTGTTCGGTGGGCGCGTTGGTCTCCGCCGTTCTGAAATCATCGAAATCACACCTAACGATATCGTCGAAGGACCCACTGGAAAGCACGTCCGGATCTGGGAGGATTACGCGAAGCGCAACCGGTACCGAGAGCCGCCGGTTCCCGAGACCGTTGATGCTATCGCAAAGACGCTCGCGTTCGATCAAGCCGATGATGAACCTCTCATCAATGTCGATGGAACGACCGTCTATCGCTGGGTACGAAAAGCCGCTGCAGAGCTCGAGAAACAGACGGACGACAAGGGATGGGAATACGTTGACGTTCATGACCTCCGTCGCACGTGGGGAACCTCTCTCCTGGAACAGGGCGTTCTTCCATCGGTTGTGATGTCATGGGGCGGCTGGCGCGATTGGGACACGTTCCGTGAGCATTACCTCGGCGAGTTTTCACCCGAAGCGATCAAACGCGAGCGTTCAAAGGTGAATTTTCTTGTAGGGACAACGGATTCCGATGATCATAGCTCTGGTCAGTGGTATACTGAATCCGTAAGTAATCCATCTTCTATCTGA